Proteins from one Bacteroides zhangwenhongii genomic window:
- a CDS encoding fibronectin type III-like domain-contianing protein has product MVQVYLRSPADKDGPRYTLRAFKRVHIPAGQTKSVTIPLTHESFEWFDEATNTMHPVAGTYELLYGGSSDKNKLKAIVMNVQ; this is encoded by the coding sequence GTGGTTCAGGTTTATCTGCGATCTCCGGCAGATAAAGACGGCCCCCGTTATACCCTGCGTGCTTTCAAACGTGTCCATATTCCTGCCGGGCAAACAAAATCAGTAACTATTCCTCTTACACATGAGAGTTTCGAATGGTTTGATGAGGCGACTAATACAATGCATCCGGTGGCAGGTACTTATGAATTGCTGTATGGAGGCTCTTCCGATAAAAATAAATTGAAAGCGATAGTGATGAACGTGCAATAA
- a CDS encoding ATP-binding protein → MDFPRILKKRKGYIERIKPFMRKSVAKVLTGQRRVGKSFLLYQLIEEILGEEPNANIIYINLEDFEFSSLQTAQDLHSYIISQSQKKDKNYIFIDEIQDIPGFEKVIRSLLLNEDNDIYITGSNANMLSGELATYLSGRYIEFKIYSLSYLEFLEFHGLTDNEKSYELYSRYGGLPYLLNLPLEDETVNEYLKSVYSTIVFRDVVSRYKLRNTLFLEKLIQFLSENIGNLFSAKNISDYLKSQHATVSVNQIQNYTEYLSNAFLIHRVERYDLIGKRVFEIGEKYYFENMGIRNIVIGYRITDKAKILENLVYNHLLYRGYEVKVGYYGDKEIDFIGEKNGEKLYIQVALKIDSEKTAEREFGNLLKIQDNYPKMVITEDNFNGNSYEGIRHCSIRQFLME, encoded by the coding sequence ATGGACTTTCCTAGAATTCTCAAAAAAAGAAAAGGCTATATCGAACGGATAAAACCTTTCATGCGGAAATCTGTAGCTAAGGTACTGACAGGTCAGAGACGTGTAGGCAAAAGCTTTCTCCTTTATCAACTTATTGAAGAAATTTTAGGTGAAGAGCCAAATGCTAATATCATTTACATCAATCTGGAAGACTTTGAATTCAGTTCATTACAAACAGCCCAAGATTTACATTCCTACATCATTTCTCAAAGTCAGAAGAAAGACAAGAACTATATATTTATCGACGAAATACAGGACATTCCGGGATTTGAGAAAGTGATTCGTTCTCTTCTCCTCAATGAGGATAACGATATATACATTACCGGCAGCAATGCCAATATGCTTTCAGGAGAACTTGCAACTTATTTAAGCGGCAGATATATTGAATTCAAAATATACAGTCTCTCTTATTTGGAATTCCTCGAATTTCATGGATTAACTGACAATGAAAAAAGCTATGAGCTATATAGTCGTTATGGTGGGCTTCCTTACTTGTTGAACCTTCCTCTCGAAGACGAAACAGTAAATGAATATCTAAAAAGCGTATACTCTACGATTGTTTTTCGTGATGTAGTCAGTCGGTATAAACTACGAAACACATTATTTTTAGAGAAGTTAATCCAGTTCTTATCCGAAAACATAGGAAATCTGTTCTCGGCTAAAAATATCAGTGATTATTTAAAATCACAACATGCGACGGTTTCTGTGAATCAAATTCAAAATTATACAGAATACCTAAGCAACGCTTTTCTTATTCACCGGGTAGAAAGATATGATTTAATAGGTAAACGTGTCTTTGAAATAGGAGAGAAATATTATTTCGAAAATATGGGAATCCGCAATATTGTTATTGGATACCGCATTACAGACAAAGCCAAGATATTAGAGAATCTGGTTTATAACCATCTTTTATACAGAGGATATGAAGTAAAGGTTGGTTATTATGGAGATAAGGAAATTGATTTCATTGGAGAAAAAAACGGAGAAAAACTCTACATACAAGTTGCCTTAAAAATAGACAGTGAAAAAACCGCTGAAAGAGAATTCGGGAATCTACTGAAAATACAAGATAATTATCCTAAAATGGTAATAACAGAGGATAACTTCAACGGGAATAGCTATGAAGGGATACGCCACTGTTCAATACGCCAGTTCTTAATGGAGTAG
- a CDS encoding zinc-binding alcohol dehydrogenase family protein, producing the protein MKAVQIINPSEMKVVELEKPTVGAGEVLVRIKFVGFCGSDLNTFLGKNPMVKLPVIPGHEVGAIIEEIGPDVPAGFEKGMNVTLNPYTNCGKCASCRNGRVNACEHNETLGVQRNGVMCEYAVLPWTKIIPAGNISSRDCALIEPMSVGFHAVSRAQVIDNEFVMVIGCGMIGIGAIVRAALRGATVIAVDLDDEKLELAKKVGASYVINSKTENVHGRMQEITEGLGADVVIEAVGSPVTYVMAVDEVGFTGRVVCIGYAKSEVAFQTKLFVQKELDIRGSRNALPADFRAVINYMKEGNCPVEELISKVAKPEGALEAMQEWAANPGKVFRILVEF; encoded by the coding sequence ATGAAAGCAGTTCAAATTATCAATCCCTCCGAAATGAAGGTGGTTGAACTGGAAAAACCGACCGTTGGAGCCGGTGAAGTATTAGTAAGAATCAAGTTTGTTGGTTTTTGTGGTTCCGACTTGAACACATTCCTGGGCAAAAATCCGATGGTGAAATTACCTGTGATACCGGGGCACGAAGTAGGAGCAATCATTGAGGAAATCGGTCCGGATGTTCCGGCAGGTTTTGAAAAAGGCATGAATGTGACCTTGAATCCATATACCAACTGTGGAAAATGTGCTTCTTGTCGCAATGGTCGTGTTAATGCTTGCGAACATAATGAAACATTAGGCGTGCAACGCAATGGGGTGATGTGCGAATATGCTGTATTGCCTTGGACAAAGATTATTCCGGCCGGTAATATCTCTTCTCGTGACTGTGCTTTGATCGAACCGATGAGTGTCGGTTTTCATGCCGTATCTCGTGCACAGGTGATCGACAACGAATTTGTGATGGTGATTGGCTGTGGTATGATTGGTATCGGTGCCATTGTACGTGCCGCTTTGAGAGGTGCAACAGTAATCGCTGTTGACTTGGATGACGAAAAGCTGGAACTGGCGAAAAAGGTAGGCGCTTCTTATGTGATTAACTCCAAGACAGAAAATGTGCACGGACGGATGCAGGAGATCACAGAAGGATTGGGGGCTGATGTCGTGATTGAAGCTGTTGGCAGTCCGGTGACTTATGTAATGGCGGTGGATGAAGTCGGTTTCACAGGACGGGTGGTTTGTATCGGCTACGCTAAAAGTGAAGTTGCTTTCCAAACGAAACTCTTTGTTCAGAAAGAACTGGATATTCGTGGTTCCAGAAATGCCTTGCCGGCAGATTTCCGTGCAGTCATCAATTATATGAAAGAAGGAAATTGTCCGGTAGAAGAGTTGATCTCGAAAGTTGCCAAACCTGAAGGAGCTTTAGAAGCTATGCAGGAATGGGCGGCTAATCCGGGGAAGGTATTCCGTATTTTAGTTGAGTTTTAA
- the fucP gene encoding L-fucose:H+ symporter permease: MKKNTYTIPLALVFCLFFLWAISSNLLPTMIRQLMKTCELNTFEASFTETAYWLAYFIFPIPIAMFMKRYSYKAGIIFGLILAAIGGLLFFPAALLKEYWAYLCIFFIIATGMCFLETAANPYVTVLGASETAPRRLNLAQSFNGLGAFIAAMFLSKLILSGNHYTRETLPVDYPGGWQAYIQLETDAMKLPYLILALLLIAIAVVFVFSKLPKIGDETTSSDAMVTDAKKEKLIDFGVLKHSHLRWGVIAQFFYNGGQTAINSLFLVYCCTYAGLPEDTATTFFGLYMLAFLLGRWIGTGLMVKFRPQDMLLLYALMNILLCGVVMIWGGMIGLYAMLAISFFMSIMYPTQFSLALKGLGNQTKSGSAFLVMAIVGNACLPQLTAYFMHAHEHIYYVAYCVPMICFVFCAYYGWKGYKVID; the protein is encoded by the coding sequence ATGAAAAAGAATACATATACAATACCTTTAGCTTTGGTTTTCTGCCTTTTCTTCTTGTGGGCGATAAGCAGTAATCTGCTTCCTACAATGATCCGGCAATTGATGAAGACCTGCGAACTGAATACCTTTGAGGCTTCTTTTACAGAGACAGCCTATTGGCTTGCCTACTTCATTTTCCCTATTCCGATAGCTATGTTCATGAAACGATACAGCTATAAAGCGGGAATTATATTCGGACTTATCCTGGCCGCTATCGGGGGGCTGCTCTTTTTCCCTGCTGCCCTACTAAAAGAATATTGGGCTTACCTTTGCATCTTTTTTATCATTGCCACCGGAATGTGCTTTCTGGAGACGGCTGCCAATCCGTATGTAACAGTGCTGGGCGCCTCTGAAACGGCTCCTCGCCGATTGAACCTGGCGCAGTCCTTCAACGGGCTCGGAGCTTTCATTGCCGCCATGTTCCTAAGCAAACTCATCCTTAGTGGGAATCATTACACACGGGAAACGCTTCCTGTAGATTATCCGGGTGGTTGGCAAGCCTATATCCAACTGGAAACGGATGCCATGAAACTTCCTTATCTGATATTGGCGTTACTGCTCATTGCCATAGCCGTTGTATTTGTCTTTTCAAAGTTGCCGAAGATTGGAGATGAAACAACCTCTTCAGATGCAATGGTGACTGATGCTAAGAAAGAAAAACTGATAGACTTCGGAGTATTAAAACACTCGCATCTTCGTTGGGGAGTGATTGCACAATTCTTCTATAATGGCGGGCAGACAGCCATCAACAGCCTTTTCCTGGTCTATTGCTGCACCTATGCGGGATTGCCGGAAGATACGGCTACCACTTTCTTCGGACTCTATATGCTGGCTTTTCTTCTGGGACGTTGGATTGGTACAGGCTTGATGGTGAAATTCCGTCCTCAAGATATGCTGTTGCTCTATGCCCTGATGAATATCCTCCTGTGCGGAGTGGTGATGATATGGGGAGGAATGATCGGACTATATGCGATGCTGGCTATCTCGTTCTTTATGTCTATCATGTATCCTACTCAATTCTCATTGGCTTTAAAAGGACTTGGAAATCAGACGAAGAGCGGTTCGGCCTTTCTTGTAATGGCGATCGTTGGTAATGCTTGTCTCCCGCAGTTGACGGCTTATTTCATGCATGCCCATGAACATATTTATTATGTAGCTTATTGCGTGCCGATGATTTGCTTTGTCTTCTGTGCCTATTACGGCTGGAAAGGTTATAAAGTAATCGATTAA
- a CDS encoding amidohydrolase family protein, protein MDYTIIDAHAHLWLRQDTVVDGLPIRTLENGRSEFMGEIRQMVPPFMIDGVNSAEVFLSNMDYAQVSAAVITQEFIDGIQNDYLSEVVSRYPDRFFVCGMCEFRKPGFLEQAKELIAKGFKAIKIPAHRFLLKEGRVMLNSEEMMEMFHYMEDKGILLSIDLADGATQVPEMEEIIQECPDLRIAIGHFGMVTRPDWKEQIRLARHSNVMIESGGITWLFNDEFYPFKGAIKAIREAADLVGMEKLMWGSDYPRTITAITYKMSYDFVVKSSELTEEDKRLFLGENARNFYGFTDLPVLPYIKNMSE, encoded by the coding sequence ATGGACTACACAATCATTGATGCACATGCTCATTTATGGCTACGGCAAGATACAGTCGTAGACGGACTGCCTATTCGTACGTTGGAAAACGGACGTTCGGAATTTATGGGAGAGATTCGCCAGATGGTTCCTCCTTTTATGATAGACGGGGTGAATAGTGCGGAAGTCTTTCTTTCGAATATGGACTATGCACAAGTATCTGCCGCTGTTATCACTCAAGAATTTATTGATGGTATTCAGAATGATTATTTGTCGGAAGTCGTTTCCCGTTATCCCGATCGTTTCTTTGTTTGCGGTATGTGCGAATTTCGTAAACCGGGATTTCTGGAACAGGCAAAAGAACTGATCGCAAAAGGTTTTAAAGCCATCAAGATTCCTGCCCATCGTTTTTTGCTGAAAGAAGGAAGGGTGATGCTGAACAGCGAAGAGATGATGGAAATGTTCCATTATATGGAAGATAAGGGCATTCTGCTTTCTATTGATTTAGCCGACGGAGCCACACAGGTTCCTGAAATGGAAGAGATTATTCAGGAATGTCCGGATTTGCGGATAGCTATCGGACACTTCGGAATGGTGACTCGCCCCGACTGGAAAGAGCAAATCCGTCTGGCACGTCATTCCAATGTGATGATTGAATCCGGTGGAATCACTTGGCTTTTCAATGACGAATTCTATCCTTTTAAAGGAGCGATAAAAGCCATCCGTGAAGCGGCAGATCTGGTGGGAATGGAAAAACTGATGTGGGGCTCGGATTATCCGCGTACCATCACAGCCATCACCTACAAAATGTCTTATGATTTTGTGGTGAAGTCTTCTGAATTAACGGAAGAGGATAAAAGACTCTTTTTGGGAGAGAATGCCCGGAATTTCTATGGATTTACAGATCTTCCCGTGCTTCCTTACATCAAGAACATGTCCGAATGA
- a CDS encoding aldo/keto reductase: MQYHEIGKTGMKVSSLSFGASSLGGVFHDLKEQEGIQAVFTAVESGMNFIDVSPYYGHYKAETVLGKALKELPRDRYYLSTKVGRYGKDGVNTWDYSAKRVTESVYESMERLHIEFIDLINVHDIEFADLNQIVNETLPALVALREKGVVGHVGITDLQLENLKWVIDHSPIGTVESILNFCHYCLCDDKLVDFLDYFESKGIGVINASPLSMGLLSERGVPAWHPAPQSLVEACRKAMEHCKAKNYPIEKLAMQFSVSNPRIATTLFSTTNPENVKKNIAFIEEPIDWELVREVQEIIGEQKRVSWANS, encoded by the coding sequence ATGCAATACCATGAAATCGGAAAGACAGGGATGAAAGTGTCATCCCTTAGTTTCGGAGCCTCTTCCTTAGGAGGAGTTTTCCATGATTTAAAAGAACAAGAAGGCATTCAAGCGGTATTTACCGCCGTTGAATCGGGAATGAATTTTATAGATGTCTCTCCTTATTACGGACATTATAAAGCGGAGACCGTGTTAGGAAAAGCGTTGAAAGAGCTTCCGCGCGACCGTTATTATCTTTCTACAAAAGTAGGGCGTTATGGAAAAGATGGAGTGAACACCTGGGATTACTCAGCCAAACGGGTAACTGAGAGTGTTTACGAGAGTATGGAACGCTTACATATAGAGTTTATCGATTTGATAAATGTACACGATATTGAATTTGCCGATTTGAATCAGATTGTCAATGAGACATTGCCTGCCTTAGTAGCACTGCGTGAGAAAGGAGTGGTAGGCCATGTCGGAATCACAGATTTACAGTTGGAGAATCTGAAATGGGTAATCGACCACTCGCCAATCGGCACAGTCGAGTCCATTCTCAATTTTTGCCATTATTGTCTGTGCGATGATAAATTAGTGGATTTTCTGGACTATTTTGAATCCAAAGGAATCGGTGTGATTAATGCTTCTCCGCTTTCGATGGGATTGTTGAGCGAACGTGGTGTTCCTGCCTGGCATCCGGCTCCCCAATCGTTGGTAGAAGCCTGCCGTAAAGCAATGGAACACTGCAAAGCCAAGAACTATCCGATTGAAAAACTGGCTATGCAGTTCTCTGTCAGCAATCCCCGTATTGCCACCACCCTGTTCAGTACAACCAACCCGGAGAATGTGAAAAAGAATATCGCTTTCATTGAAGAACCGATTGATTGGGAGCTCGTTCGGGAAGTTCAGGAGATTATCGGGGAACAGAAACGTGTAAGCTGGGCAAACTCATAA
- a CDS encoding LacI family DNA-binding transcriptional regulator has translation MEYRKHTSLKDLAQALGVSIPTVSRALKDSPEISRELCAKAKELAKEMNYRPNPFAMSLRKNAPRIIGVIVPDIVTHFFASILNGIENMAIANGYFVIITTSHESYEHEKRNVENLVNMRVEGIIACLSQETTDYSHFAALKDINMPLILFDRVCLTEQFSSVVADGVQSAQMATQHLLDNGSKRVAFIGGANHLDIVKKRKHGYLEALRDNRIPIEKELVVCRKIDYEEGKIATETLLSLPQPPDAILAMNDTLAFAAMEVIKKHGLRIPDDIAIIGYTDEQHANYVEPKLSAVSHQTYKMGETACRLLIEQIKGDKAVKQVVIPTHLQVRESSIKSNKVLYPL, from the coding sequence ATGGAATACCGGAAACATACTTCACTCAAAGATCTCGCTCAAGCATTGGGAGTATCGATTCCCACTGTATCCAGAGCACTGAAAGACAGCCCGGAAATCAGCCGTGAGCTCTGCGCCAAGGCTAAGGAACTGGCAAAAGAAATGAATTACCGTCCCAATCCTTTTGCCATGAGCTTACGGAAAAATGCCCCGCGTATCATCGGAGTGATTGTTCCGGATATCGTAACTCATTTCTTCGCCTCTATCTTGAACGGTATAGAAAATATGGCTATCGCCAACGGATATTTTGTGATTATCACTACATCGCATGAGTCATACGAACATGAGAAACGGAACGTTGAAAACCTGGTAAATATGCGTGTGGAGGGTATCATCGCCTGCTTATCACAGGAGACTACGGACTATTCCCATTTTGCGGCACTAAAAGATATCAATATGCCGCTTATTCTATTTGATCGTGTTTGTCTGACGGAACAGTTTTCTTCGGTTGTTGCGGACGGGGTGCAATCCGCTCAAATGGCAACACAACATCTTCTGGATAATGGTAGCAAACGGGTAGCGTTTATAGGTGGAGCGAATCATCTGGACATCGTCAAGAAAAGAAAGCATGGTTATCTGGAAGCTCTACGTGACAACCGGATTCCCATCGAGAAAGAGTTGGTCGTCTGCCGGAAGATTGATTACGAGGAGGGTAAAATTGCCACAGAGACCTTGCTGTCGCTTCCCCAGCCTCCTGATGCCATACTTGCCATGAATGATACCTTAGCTTTTGCCGCTATGGAAGTTATCAAAAAACATGGACTGCGTATACCGGACGACATTGCCATCATCGGATATACGGACGAACAACACGCCAATTACGTAGAGCCTAAATTATCGGCTGTGTCCCATCAAACTTATAAAATGGGAGAAACTGCCTGCCGACTATTGATTGAGCAGATTAAAGGAGATAAGGCTGTCAAGCAAGTGGTCATTCCGACTCATTTACAGGTGAGAGAAAGTAGTATAAAATCAAATAAGGTGTTGTATCCCTTATGA
- a CDS encoding FKBP-type peptidyl-prolyl cis-trans isomerase, giving the protein MSKKIYLFSLVLLALTFTACSETEEAGRYDNWRARSEAFIDSIANVYAGQRNGSITVTDEKERLYPFTDLTNGQTIYAKKRIPKDDVKDEDKPLYTSKVSAYYRMSYFNGDVVQQNFAGTEPDEFDVPSEFLLNEVISGWGYTLTEMTEGEFWTLYIPYQSGYGSGTGSDGSLQAYSALVYDVKLDKIVERY; this is encoded by the coding sequence ATGAGTAAAAAGATCTATTTATTCTCCTTAGTATTGTTGGCTTTGACGTTTACCGCTTGTAGCGAAACGGAAGAGGCCGGACGTTATGACAATTGGCGTGCGCGTAGTGAGGCTTTTATTGACTCGATAGCCAATGTGTATGCTGGACAACGAAATGGCAGCATAACAGTCACGGATGAAAAAGAGAGACTTTATCCTTTTACGGATTTGACGAATGGGCAGACAATATATGCCAAGAAAAGAATTCCCAAAGACGACGTGAAGGATGAAGATAAACCTTTATATACTTCTAAGGTAAGTGCATATTATCGTATGTCTTATTTTAATGGTGACGTTGTTCAACAGAATTTTGCAGGAACAGAGCCTGACGAGTTTGATGTGCCTTCGGAATTCTTATTGAATGAAGTGATCTCAGGCTGGGGGTATACGCTAACTGAAATGACAGAAGGAGAATTTTGGACTTTGTATATTCCTTATCAAAGTGGATATGGTTCCGGTACAGGTAGCGATGGCTCTTTACAGGCTTACTCGGCACTAGTCTATGATGTAAAATTGGATAAGATTGTAGAACGATATTAA
- a CDS encoding glycine--tRNA ligase encodes MAQEDVFKKLVSHCKEYGFVFPSSDIYDGLGAVYDYGQMGVELKNNIKKYWWDSMVLLHENIVGIDSAIFMHPTIWKASGHVDAFNDPLIDNKDSKKRYRADVLIEDQLAKYDDKINKEVAKAAKKFGEAFDEAQFRSTNGRVLEHQAKRDALHTRFSKALNDNNLEELRQIIIDEEIVCPISGTKNWTEVRQFNLMFSTEMGSTADGSMKIYLRPETAQGIFVNYLNVQKTGRMKVPFGIAQIGKAFRNEIVARQFIFRMREFEQMEMQFFVKPGTELDWFKKWKEIRLKWHKALGFGDASYRYHDHDKLAHYANAATDIEFLMPFGFKEVEGIHSRTNFDLSQHEKFSGKSIKYFDPELNESYTPYVIETSIGVDRMFLSIMSASYCEEQLENGESRVVLKLPAALAPVKLAVMPLVKKDGLPEKAREIIDNLKFHFHCQYDEKDSIGKRYRRQDAIGTPYCVTVDHQTLEDNCVTLRNRDTMQQERVAISELNNIIADRVSITSLLKTLQ; translated from the coding sequence ATGGCACAAGAAGACGTTTTTAAGAAGCTTGTATCGCATTGTAAAGAGTACGGTTTCGTATTTCCTTCGAGCGATATCTACGACGGACTAGGCGCTGTGTATGACTACGGTCAGATGGGCGTTGAATTGAAGAACAACATTAAGAAATATTGGTGGGACAGCATGGTGCTGTTGCACGAAAACATTGTCGGTATCGACTCTGCCATCTTTATGCACCCTACTATCTGGAAGGCTTCCGGACACGTAGACGCATTCAATGACCCTTTGATTGACAATAAGGATTCTAAAAAACGTTATCGTGCCGATGTACTGATTGAAGATCAGTTGGCAAAGTATGACGATAAAATCAATAAAGAAGTAGCGAAAGCTGCCAAGAAGTTCGGTGAAGCGTTTGATGAGGCTCAGTTCCGCTCTACTAACGGACGTGTATTGGAACATCAGGCTAAGCGTGATGCACTTCATACTCGCTTTTCAAAAGCTTTGAATGATAACAATTTGGAAGAACTTCGCCAGATTATCATTGATGAAGAAATCGTATGCCCGATCTCCGGTACTAAGAACTGGACAGAAGTTCGTCAGTTCAATCTGATGTTCTCTACCGAAATGGGTTCTACGGCCGATGGCTCTATGAAGATTTATCTGCGTCCGGAAACTGCACAGGGTATTTTCGTAAACTACCTGAATGTACAGAAAACAGGTCGTATGAAAGTTCCTTTCGGTATTGCACAGATTGGTAAGGCTTTCCGTAACGAGATCGTTGCCCGTCAGTTCATCTTCCGTATGCGTGAGTTCGAACAGATGGAAATGCAGTTCTTCGTAAAACCGGGAACAGAACTTGACTGGTTCAAGAAATGGAAAGAAATCCGTTTGAAATGGCATAAGGCACTTGGCTTCGGAGATGCAAGCTACCGTTATCACGATCATGATAAGTTGGCTCATTACGCAAATGCCGCTACTGACATCGAATTCCTGATGCCGTTCGGATTCAAGGAAGTGGAAGGTATCCACTCTCGTACTAACTTCGACTTGTCTCAACATGAGAAGTTCTCCGGCAAGAGTATTAAATATTTTGATCCGGAACTGAACGAGTCTTATACTCCGTACGTAATTGAAACTTCTATCGGTGTTGACCGTATGTTCCTCAGTATCATGAGTGCATCTTATTGCGAAGAACAATTGGAAAATGGTGAAAGCCGTGTTGTTCTGAAATTGCCTGCTGCTCTGGCTCCGGTGAAACTGGCGGTTATGCCGTTGGTAAAGAAAGACGGTCTGCCTGAAAAGGCCCGTGAGATTATTGATAATTTGAAATTCCATTTCCATTGCCAGTATGATGAAAAAGATAGTATCGGTAAGCGTTATCGCCGTCAGGATGCTATTGGTACTCCGTACTGTGTGACGGTCGATCATCAGACATTAGAAGATAACTGTGTGACATTGCGTAACCGTGATACCATGCAGCAGGAGCGTGTCGCTATCTCTGAACTGAATAATATCATTGCAGACAGAGTAAGCATCACTTCTCTATTGAAAACTTTACAATAA
- a CDS encoding HU family DNA-binding protein has protein sequence MSIPYVVRKKADLSSGERKELWYGVSSKMQRRGGVKNKELAVRMAKSTGFHRGQIEGILSELVESIQDLLSSGHSVTIEGLGTFQTALTSSGCELPEQVTPGKVSISRVYFVANSKFSRELKRTKCMRIPFKYYMPESMLTKEMKKADRETELAEFEVEEPEIDE, from the coding sequence ATGTCTATCCCTTATGTAGTGAGAAAGAAAGCGGATTTATCGTCCGGAGAGAGAAAAGAGTTATGGTATGGTGTGTCTAGTAAGATGCAACGAAGAGGCGGAGTGAAAAATAAAGAACTTGCAGTGCGTATGGCAAAGTCGACAGGTTTCCATCGTGGACAGATAGAAGGAATACTGTCGGAACTGGTTGAAAGTATTCAGGATTTGCTGTCTTCGGGACATTCGGTGACGATTGAGGGGCTTGGGACATTTCAGACGGCATTAACGAGTTCGGGATGTGAACTTCCGGAACAAGTGACACCAGGAAAGGTATCTATTTCGCGTGTGTACTTTGTTGCGAACTCCAAGTTCAGCCGGGAACTGAAGAGAACAAAGTGCATGCGTATACCTTTTAAATATTATATGCCGGAAAGTATGTTGACCAAAGAAATGAAAAAGGCGGATCGGGAAACGGAACTGGCGGAATTCGAGGTAGAAGAGCCGGAAATCGACGAATAA
- a CDS encoding XylR family transcriptional regulator encodes MIKILLLIDYSSEFDRKLLRGLVQYSKENGPWLFYRLPSYYSAMYGEQGILKWAKEWKADAIIGQWNNDTIDLQKELNIPVVLQNYHHRSVTYSNLTGDYKGTGRMAAQFFAKRMFRNFAYFGIKGVVWSDERCQGYRQEVKRIGGDFFSFESDKQEDEIRMEVSQWLQELPKPVALFCCDDAHALFISETCRMTNIPIPEEIALLGVDNDELMCNISDPPISSIELEVERGGYSIGRLIHQQIKKEHEGTFNIVINPIRIELRQSTEKHNIKDPYILEVVKYIDSHYNSDLTIENLLANIPLSRRNFEVKFKNALNTSIYQYILNCRCNHLADLLLTTDRPLADLAIEAGFKDYNNISRVFKKYKGCSPLEYRQKKSSLL; translated from the coding sequence ATGATCAAAATACTTCTGCTAATAGACTATTCCAGTGAGTTCGACAGAAAGCTGCTACGAGGTCTTGTACAATATTCCAAAGAGAACGGCCCTTGGCTATTTTATCGCCTCCCTTCTTATTACAGTGCCATGTATGGAGAACAAGGTATTTTGAAATGGGCCAAAGAATGGAAAGCGGATGCTATCATCGGGCAATGGAACAATGATACGATTGATTTGCAGAAAGAACTGAACATACCTGTTGTATTGCAAAACTACCATCACCGAAGCGTTACTTACTCCAATCTGACAGGCGATTATAAAGGTACGGGCAGGATGGCCGCTCAATTCTTTGCCAAACGGATGTTTCGGAATTTCGCCTATTTCGGTATCAAAGGAGTGGTCTGGTCCGATGAACGCTGTCAAGGCTACCGCCAAGAAGTGAAACGTATCGGAGGCGACTTTTTCAGTTTTGAATCTGATAAACAGGAAGATGAAATAAGGATGGAAGTCAGCCAATGGTTACAGGAACTCCCCAAACCTGTTGCCTTATTTTGCTGTGATGATGCACATGCCCTGTTCATTTCCGAAACTTGCCGAATGACAAACATACCGATTCCGGAAGAAATCGCTTTATTAGGCGTGGATAACGATGAACTGATGTGTAATATCTCCGACCCTCCCATTTCGTCTATAGAACTCGAAGTAGAAAGAGGTGGATATTCTATCGGCAGACTTATTCATCAACAAATAAAAAAAGAGCATGAGGGCACTTTCAATATTGTCATTAACCCTATCCGCATCGAATTGCGACAATCTACGGAGAAGCACAATATCAAAGACCCTTATATCCTGGAGGTGGTGAAGTATATAGATAGTCATTATAATTCCGACCTGACTATAGAAAACCTTCTTGCAAACATTCCGCTATCCCGCAGAAACTTCGAAGTAAAATTCAAGAATGCACTGAACACTTCCATCTATCAATATATACTGAATTGCCGGTGTAATCATCTTGCAGACTTACTACTCACAACCGACCGCCCATTAGCCGATTTAGCCATAGAAGCAGGTTTTAAGGATTATAATAATATCTCACGCGTCTTTAAGAAATACAAAGGATGCTCACCTCTTGAATATCGCCAAAAGAAGAGTAGCCTACTATAA